The DNA window ATTTTGGACGCGCGACGCCGTCAGGTTCAGCGCAAGGCGCAGCCGTCCGGTGAATGCGTCGTGGTTCGCGTTGAGCCGGCCCTGATAGCGCTTGATCCCGCTACCCCAGATCACACCCTGCTGATCGAAGTAGTTCAGCGAGGCACGATACTGTGTCTGCGCCGACCCACCATTGAAGGCGAGGTTGTGATTGGTCGCGATACCGGTGCGCAGAACGGCGTCCTGCCAATCGGTATTCGAGGCGCCAAGCGCCGTTAGTGCTTGCGGCGCCAGACCGCCGCGGACCGTCTTACCGGCAACTGAATCGGCGATGTACTGAGTCACCTGCTGCTGAATGAAGCTGCGATACTGCTGGCCCGTCGCCAAGTCGAGCTTCTTTGCAGCCGAGGCAGCGCCGACGTAGGCATCGTACTCCATGTTGCCCGCGCCACGCGCGCCGCGCTTGGTGGTAATGAGAATGACGCCGTTGGCGCCGCGGCTACCATAGATAGCCGTCGCCGCCGCGTCCTTGAGCACCGTGATCGTCTCTATGTCGCCCGGGTTGATCGAGTTGAGCGGGCTGCGCGGCAACTGGGCATTCCAGCCGATGCCGGTCGCTCCCGGCGACGTCGATGAGCTCTGTAGCGGAACCCCGTCGACGACGTAGAGCGGATCGTTGCTCGCGCTGATGGACGTGCCGCCGCGAATCACCACCTGCTGGCCCGAACCTGGATCGCCGTTGTTCGCCGTCAACTGCACACCGGCGACGCGCGCGTCGAGCATCTGATTCACGTTCGTGACGACGCCGACGTTCGCCTGATCTGCATCGACGGTCGCGACGGACCCTGAGATCGCCTCACGACGCTGGGTGCCGTAACCGGTGACGACGATTTCGCTGAGTACTGCCGCCTGGCGATTCATGACGAAGCTGACGTTCGTCGTCGAGCCAGCCGTGACGACGGCCGGTTGCGTCTGCGGTCGGAACCCGATGCGGCTTGCCCGCACGGTGTATGTCCCTACCGCCACGCCGGTCAACGTGAAACCACCGTCATCTCTACTCAGCGTCCCACGCTGGCCACCCATGATCACGATGTTGACATTCGCGATGCCTTGCTGGCTCGCGCTGTCGACGACGCGACCGCTGATGGTGCCAGTGGTACCCTGTGCGCGCAGCTGGCTGGCGAACAGCAAGCCACCTACGAGCATGGGAACTAGGAAGCGACCCCTTACCATGCGACTGTCCTCCACGGAGTGAGGAGTGGGAACCACGCCCTCGTCGATCGCTAAAAAACCAACTTTCCGCCGAGCCATTACGTCACAGGGACGCAACGACTCGACAGGTGGGATTAACTGGGCGGTGATATGGGACCAGGGGCGCACAATGTCAAGACAGATTTTCGCATAGACACTACTATGTCGAAGGCACCCATCGACCTATGGCAGCTCTCGGGCGTCGGCGCTCTGGCGAGTTGTGATGTTGCGATACAGTTTTGATCTTGCTCGACGGTTACTGCTGCGACGTCGCGTTACTGGTGCTCGCGGCCGGCTGCTGCGTGCCTAACGCCAGCCGACTACCGTGCTCCGGATCGAAGAGGTGCACCGCGTTCGGGGCCACGCGCAACGCGACTGTCTCCTCGATGCGGGGAGCGCGGTCCGCACCCACCGCCGCGACCAGATCGGCGCCACCCGCTACGCGCACGTATACGAGCTGCTCACTCCCCAGCGGCTCGACGAGTGTCACCACTGCACTCACACCAGTGTCGGCTGCAGCGCCGAGCGAGATATCGTGCGGCCGAACGCCAAGCACCACGGGACCTGCGCGCGTCGCGGTCGAATCCGACAGGGCGATCGTCACGCCCGGCGCGACGAAGCGTGCGCGCTCGTTCTCGCGCTCGATCGTGCCCCGAACGAAGTTCATCGATGGGCTGCCGATGAAGCTCGCGACGAATTGATTCCGCGGCTGACGATAGAGCTCCATCGGAGGCGCGATCTGCTGGAGCACACCGTCCTTGAGCACCGCGACGCGCGTCCCCAACGTCATCGCCTCCACCTGATCGTGCGTGACGTACACCATCGTCGCGCCGAGCCGGCGATGCAGGCGCGCCAGCTCGGCGCGCGTCTCGACGCGAAGCTGCGCGTCGAGATTCGAGAGCGGTTCGTCGAAGAGAAATGCCTTCGGCTCTCGCACGATGGCGCGGCCCAGAGCGACGCGCTGCCGCTGTCCCCCGGAGAGTTGCGCCGGCTTGCGGTCGAGCATCGATGCCAGTCCCAACGCGTCCGCAACCTCACCAATGCGCCGCGCAACCATGTCGTCCGATTGCTTTCGCAGCCGCAGACCGAAGGCCATGTTCTCGCGCACGGTCATGTGCGGGTACAGCGCGTAGCTCTGGAAAACCATCGCGATATCGCGCTCCTGCGGCGGGAGCCGCGTGACGTCGCGTTCGCCGATCGCGATCGTGCCGCCGGTGGGCTTCTCGAGACCGGCGATCATGCGCAGCACTGTCGACTTGCCGCTCCCCGACGGCCCGACGAGAACGAGAAATTCACCGTCAGCGACCTCTAATGAAAGGTCGCGTGACGCGACGAATCCGTTCGGGTAGCGCTTGTCGACGTGGGATAGCGTTATGCGCGCCATGCAGTCTCGTCTCTGTCCGTCGTCGCCGGATGGTTCACTTCTTTCGTCATCCCTTCACTGCACCTGCTGTGAGCCCCTGCACGATTCGCCGCTGAAAAGCGAGAACCACGATCGCCACCGGCGCCGTCGCGACTACCGTCGCCGCCAGTATCTGACCCCAGGGGACCTGATACTGTCCGCGGAACAGCGCGATCGCGACCGGCACGGTGTAGCGCTCCGGACCGAGCGTGAACGACAACGCGAACAGGAATTCGTTCCAACAATAGATGAAGGTGAGAATCGCGGTCGTCGCCAGGCCCGGGCCGGTGAGCGGCAAAATCACTCGCGTGAAGCTCTGCCAGCGCGACGCGCCGTCGACCATTGCGGCCTCCTCGAGGTCCGGCGGCAACTGACGGAAGAATCCGACGAGGAGCCATACCGCGAGGGGCATCGCGAACGTCACATATGGTAGTACGAGTCCCGGATACGTGTTGATGAGCCGCAACGCGCGCAGCAGCATGTATAGCGGGCTCACGATCGAGATCTGCGGGAACATCGTGACGGCGAGAATGAAGCCCAGGATCGCGCGCTTGAACGGGAACTCGATGCGCGCAAGCGCGTACGCGGCGAAGGCGCCGATCGTCACGCAGAACACCGTCGTCGTGCCGGCGACGATGAGCGAGTTCTTAATCGGCGTCCAGAAATCCCGTTCGGTGAAGAGCGCGCGATAGTGATCGAGGAGTAGCTCGCGCGGCCAGAGCGATGGCTCGCGAAACAGCGTTGCTTCGGGTGTGAACGACGCGACGACGGCCCAGTAGAAGGGAAATGCCGCAAACAGGACGAGCAGCACCAGCCCGACGCGGGCTGCGATCCGCCCTGCGGCACCTCGGGTTTCCGGGCTCATCGCCGCGCCCTCGGACCGCCGAGCTCGAGCCCGAGCCCGCGCATGTAGAGCATCGCGAGGCCGAACGTCACGAGAAAGATGATGACGGAAAGCGCCGCGCCGTAGCCGAATTCGAGGTTCTGCAACAGGGAGTTGAAGGTGTACACGGCAACCGGCTCCGTCGACGTTCCCGGGCCTCCACCTGTCATGACATAGATCAGATCGAACACGCGAAAAGCGTCCAGCGTGCGGAAAATGAGGGCGACGAGAATCGCCGGCTTGAGCAAAGGAATCGTTATGTGCCGGAGCTGCCACCACGCGCCCGCGCCATCGGTGGCTGCCGCCTCGTAAAGCTCCTTGTCGATGCTCTGCAGGCCCGCGAGGAGCAGGAGTCCGACGAACGGCGTCGTCTTCCACACATCGGCGAGAATCACGGGTACCCACGCCGTCGACGCGCGGACGAACCACACGAGCGGATGGTGCAGCAGGCCGACGTCGGCGAGGAGGACGTTGGCGATGCCCGCCTGCGAATCGAACATGAATCGCCAGAGGAGCGCTGCGACCACTGTCGGAATCGCCCATGGCACGAGCACCGCCGCGCGAACGATCCCTCGGCCGCGAAAGGCCTGGTTCATTGCCAGCGCGAGCGCGAGGCCTAACGAGAGCTCGAGCGAGACGCTGATCACGGCGAAGAACGCCGTATGGCCTAACGCCTGCCAGAAGCGCGCATCCTGGAAAATGTCCAGATAATTGCCCAGTCCGACAAAGGGACGGCCGAGCCAGGGCATGCGAAGATCGTGCTGATGAAGGGATTCCCACAGCGTCCAGCCGAGGGGAAACAGGGCGACGAGCAGGATGACCGAGAGTGCCGGCGCGGTCAGGAGCCAGCCGGCGCGCGCCTCGCTCGAATCGTCGACCGGCTGACGATCGTTCACGAGGCCTTTCGCGCTGCGACGAGGTCGCGCACGTGGGTCCGTTCGACAAGTGCATTCATCGCGCGCGCTGCATCGTGCAGCGCCTGCTCGGGCGCGACCTGGCCCGAGAGCGCCCGATGAAGATCGATCTGCAACAGTTCCGACAGCTGCGAGTAGATCGGCGTCGCCGGACGCGCCGCCGCGCGTTCGACGATGCTGCGCGCGAGCGTCACGGGAATGGGGATCACGTCCGCAAGCCGCGGGTCGTCATACAGCGCTCGGCGCGGCGGATAGCCGCCGAGCCGGGAGCGCTCGAGCATCTGATCGGGCGCGCACAGAAACGCGACGAGCTTCCAGGCCGCGTCGGGGTGTTCGGTGAACGCATTGATGGCGAGCGCCGAGCCGCCTAACGTGGCGGTCGATACGCCGCCGGGCGCGGCAGGCATCGGTGCGACCGCGAACTTTCCGGCGACCCGCGAGTCCTTCGGGACATTCATGATCGTCACGGCGTAGGGCCAGTTTCGCATGAACGCAGCGGTGCCATTCTGAAACGCGAAGCGCGACTCCTCCTCGTGCCACGTCAGAACTTCCGCCGGTGTCGCGCCGCTCGTGAGGAGCTGCCGCATGAACGCGAGCGCACGAATTCCTTCCGGTGAATCGACGACGATCCGGCCGTCGTCCGTCATCACGCGACCACCAAAGGCGCCGAGATACTCGAGAAAGCAGGTGACGAGCCCCTCGTAGCGCGAACCCTGCCACACAATTCCGTATGGCGTGCCCGCTCGCCGCGCACGTTGAATATCCGCCACCAAGGCATCCATCGTTGCTGGAGGTGAGCGAAAGAGATCCGTACGCCAATAGAGCATCCCGACGTCCATGAACCACGGCATCGCAAAGAGCGAGTTCGCCCACGTATTGGCCGCGATTGTCGCCGGGAAGAAGTCGCTCGCGTTAGGATGCCAGCGATCGAGCGAGAGCACCCATCCTGCTGCGGCAAACTCCGGCGTCCAGACGACGTCGAGCTGCAGCACGTCCGGCTCGCCAGCGCGCGCGTTCAGCCATTGCACGAAGAGTTGATGGCGTTGCGTCGCGTCGTCCGGCGTATGCTGAATGCGGACGCGAATCCCGGGATTAGCGAGTTCGAATCGCGCGACCTGGCGCGCGAGCACCGCGCCTTCCGCGCCGAGCGCACTGCCCGCGAAGGTGACGACGGGGCGCGTGTCGTCGGGCCGGCTCCCGTGGCAGGCAAGGACAGCGATGAGTGAGAGGATGGCAGGGCGAAAGTGGGCGCGCATGCGGGGGCAAGCTTACGTCACGCCGTGCGCAGAGGGTAGAGGGCGCAGGTGCAGAGGGCAGAGGGCAGAGGGCAGAGGGCAGAGGGCAAAGAGTTGAGCGTGCAACAGAGTGAGCCACGCACGACACTCAACTCTCTACACTCCACCCTCAACACTCTGCCCTCAACCCTCTGCCCTCAACCCTCTACCATCAACGCCTAGAATGGCACCGAAAAGCTCACCATGACGGGCGCCTTTGACGGAGTCATTGAACGGCGCTCGCGTTCGAGCATTCGCGCCGCGACCGCTTTCCCCGTTGCGTAGCCGAACATCGCGCCGACGACGGTGTCGGAAAGCCAGTGGCGTCCATCCATGACCCGCCCGGCACCGATGGCGAGGGTGACGCCGTAGAGCAGCGGCGTCGCAGCGTGCAGATCGAAGCGGTGCGAGAGAAAGCTCGCGCAACCCAATGAATTCGCGATGTGCCCGCTGAAGAACGAATGCATGTTCCAATCGTGGCTGCCGGGTGAGCGAATGACAAACGGATCGTCCGGCGAAGTGCGCGGGCGATCGCGCGCCACGAGCAGATAGACGATCTCCCGTGCTCCTGCGCTCGTTAGGTGTGCCGTGGCGCAACCAAGCCCCGCGTCCCGGAGCGCCTGCGAGCGGCCGATCGACCCCGCGAGATACAACACGCCGGAGATCGGGAGCAGATACTGCCCACTTCCCAGCTCGTACGCGGGGTATTTCGCCTCCTCGCTCAGCGTGTGTTTGAGCGTGCGCACCGGCCACGCGTCCGGATGATCGCTGATCCATCGCGCGAGGGGCTCGTCGGCGGTCGCGGCGACGCCGGTGAGCGCGGCCGTCGCCGCGACACCGGCCCAGTCGTCCTCGGTGGCGTGCGCCGGTGACGTCCACACGCTCCACACGTCCCCCACGAGGTGGCGCAAGTCCTGCCGAACGGAGTCCGCGCGCAGCTGCGCACTCGCCGATAGCGGAAGCGCGACAACGCGGAGAACCAACCAGAAACTCAATTGCCGCGCCGACGTACGCTGCACTGAACTCACCGTGTCTTTCGCATTTCAAGGCCGGAGTAAGGAACGAGCGAACCGATCGGACTCACGCATGGTCTAGGCCCGAGCCAACGCTTATGGATCCCGACATTCTCAGTTTCTTCCAGGTTTGCGCGGGGATCGTGATGACGGTCGGCGCGTTAGCGGCAATCGGCATCACCGCGCGTGTCATCCTCCTCCGCGCCCATCGCGCTCCGCAGCGGCCGCCCCTGGACGAGAACCGGCTGCAGCATCTGGAGCAGGCGGTCGACGCCATTGCCATCGAAGTCGAGCGAATTTCCGAAGGCCAGCGATACACCACCAAGCTTCTCGCCGAGCGGGATCGCGATTCCTCTCTACATTAAGGGAATCGCCAGCGCCTAACGATTCTTTCCCCGCACAATTCCTCGGCACGATCGGCAGCCTAGTCGGCCAGCTGCCCGACTGAGCACGACAAATACGTACATATGCGTTGAGCGCGCTCTGGCATGGCGTAGAGGCGCGGTCGTTGCACGTTCTCGCGCGCCCGACAGACATCCCGGGGATTCGGAGGGGAATCGCGAAGAACATGCTCGCGCGAGGGATGTCTGTGCCACTTGAATCGGAGGAATCGGACTAATGGCAGCAAACAACCTCAGCGGAAAGCGCGTGGCGATTCTCGCGACTGACGGCGTCGAACAGGTCGAGCTCACGGAACCACGCAAGGCGCTCGATCGAGCGGGAGCGAAGACTGTGGTCGTGTCGCCGAAAAGCGGAAAGATCAAAGGTTGGCAGCACGATCATTGGGGCGACGAGATCCCCGTCGATCTCACACTCGATCAGGCGAGGGCCGACGATTTCGATGCATTGCTCTTGCCAGGCGGGGTGATGAATCCGGACCACTTGCGGACGGACAAGCGCGCGGTCGAGCTCGTGAAGCGCTTCTACACCTCGGGCAAACCGGTCGCGGCGATCTGCCATGGACCGTGGCTACTCGTCGAGGCGGACGTGGTGCGCGGCCGCTCCGTGACGAGCTGGCCATCGCTCCAGACCGATCTCCGGAACGCGGGCGCCGACTGGAGCGATAAGGAAGTCGTGACCGACGAGGGGCTCGTCACGAGCCGCAAGCCGGCCGACATCCCGGCGTTCAATGCGAAGATGATCGAGGAGTTCGCCGAGGGCTCGCACGCAGGCCGACGTGAAACGACGCGCGGCGTGCGGCCGGAGGCGCGCCAATAGAGGGGCGAGGGGCTAGGGGCTAGGAGTTAGAATCCGCTCACCAAGCCCCTAACCCCTAACCCAAGCCCCTAACCTCTAACCCCTAACCCCTACATCCTCCACCCTACGCCTTGCTCTGATCGCACGCCGAACGCTTGAAGTTCGGGTTGCTCTCCTCCTCCTGCGGCACGGGCAGATTCACGTCCGTGCTGTACTTGTCGCCTTTGAAGTAATCGCCCGTCGGGAACACGGACTCCGCGTTGCGACCGTAGAACGGCTGGCGGACGAGTCGCCGCAGATCGCCAAGGCGGTGCGCCGTACCGAAGAGCCAGAAGGCTCGCTCGGAGAAGAGCTGGTCCTGCTGCGCTGTGGCGCCCGTGGCCGCTGACAAAGCCGGCAGACCGGCGTCGGTGCGCAAGGCGTTCAGCAACTCGAGTGTGCCATTGGCGCCACCGTAATTCCCGGCCCTGAGGGCCGCTTCCGCCTCGATCAGGCGGGCCTCGGTCCCATCGGCGATCACCTCGGGGGCGCTCCAGCTGCCGTACTTCACAGGTGCCAGGATCTCGGTCTCGCCATCGAAGGCGGAGATGTCGAGATCTTGCGTCGCGGTGCGTGGATCATTCCCGCTCACGAAAGGCAGGCCATTCTGGCCCTCGCGGTCGGAGGTCGTTAGGCGCGTGTCGACCCACATCAGCTCGTACATCCCGCTCTTGGTGCGGTCGTTGGCCGGATCGTGCTCCGTCGTGAAGCGGAAGGTGGTCGGCACACCGGCCACGGCGGCAGCAGCCTGGGCCGGCTGATCGAGGTCGAGCAGCGCGCGCCCCTTCCCGACCATCGCCGTATAGCGCATCAGGTCGTCGCCGCCGGCGACCGCCGCCGCGGAGTCGAATTTCACGATCGCCGCATTGAGCAGTTCGGTCGTGCTCTCCGGCGTGCCGAAGACGTACGCACCGCTGGCGTCGATGTGGCTGCCAACCGGTACGCCGCTACAGAAATTTTCGGCAAGGAAGACGTAGTCGAAGCCGGCGAAGTTGAGGACACGCGCGAATCCGGGGTCCGTGGCCGCGAACTGCGCATAACGCGCCGCGGTGTTGTTCGCGCTCACGATCGAGCGCTGAATGTTGCGCATGACGCGCGAGATGATGTCGTTCGTCGGATTCGCGTCGCGCGAGTCGATCGTGACGTGCGTCGAGAAGAAGTCCGCGGCGATGAACTCGTCGGTGAAGAGGCCGCTCGTCTGGATGATGGCGTCACTGTTGTCGCCGTTATTGTAGCCGCCATAAGCGACCGCGAAGTCGCCCGAGGCGCCGGCAAGGAGCGTCGGCAGCGCGGCGGCGCCGGCGGTCGCGTCAGGCGGAACGACATCGGGCGTCGACACGTCGAGATTGCACGCCGTCAACGCGCTGCCGAGAGCGACCGCGCCAGCAAGTACCACTCCGCGCAGCGCCCGATATGAAAGTTTATGAATCATTGGTTGCGACCGTCAGAAGGTCAGGTTGAGGCGCGTGATGAAGTACCGCACTTGCGGCTGCGTCAGGAAGTCTCCAACACCGTTGTTGTCTTGACCCAGAACGTTGACTTCCGGATCCACGCCCGAGTACTTGGTCCACGTGCCAAGATTGCGGCCGGCGAAGGTGATCGACAACGCGCTCGCGCGCGCCTTCTGCGCGTAGCGCGCCGGCGCGTTGAGGGTGAGCGACAGCTCGCGCCATTTGACGAAGCCCGCATCCTCGATGTAGCCGCCGAAGTAATCACCATTCGACATGTAATCGGCGATGGCGTTGGCACGCTCCATCACCGGCGCGCTCTTGTCGTTCAGGCCGCGACACACGAGCACGAAGGGCAGGCACCGGAACTGCTCACTGCTGTTGTACAGTTTGTTGCCGCCGCGATACTCGAAGAGCGTCGAGAGCCTAACGAACTTGAAGAGCGTGAGATCGCCGAGGATCGAGCCCTGACGCGTCGGCAGCACGCTGCCCAGGAAGCGGTACTTGTCGGGGTCCGTCGTGAAGAAGACGTCGTTTGGACTGATCGATCCGTCCGGGGAGACCTTCACGCTGTCCACCGTCGTGCCCCAGTATCCGCCGAGCGGATAACCCTGGACGTGTCGCTGGGAGTACCCAAAAAGTATTGGCGGCTGCCCGCCGAGATTCGTGACGCGATTGCGATTGCCCGACGCCGTGAGGGTCAAGGCAAGCACGGCGTCGTTCCTCTGCAGAGGCGTTGCGTTGAGCGTGAGCTCCACGCCGCTGTTGGTGACCGCGCCGAGATTCTGGAATTCAGAGGTCGGCCCGCCAAACGATTGAGCGAGCGGCACGAGGACGAGCGCGTCGCGGGACCGCTTGTCGTAGTAGGTGAAACCAATCGACGCGCGATCGTGGAAGAAACCGGCGTCGAAACCGACTTCGTACTCGCGGGTCCGCTCGGCCTTGAGGTTCGGATTGCCGAGATTGCCGCTCGTGACTCCAGCGACGTTGGTGGAGTCGAGCCGCGCCGGCGCCGCGGTAAAGTAGGCGATGGCGTCGAGCACGCCGGGGCGGAGTCCAGACTCGCCGTACGCCGTCCGCAGGCGAAGCTGATTGAGCGTCGTGCCGCCCTCGGTGACGACGTACGAGGCCGACGCCGATGGATACTGGATGAAGCCGAAGTTCTTGCCGAACGCGCTGTTCTTGTCGCCGCGGAGCGCAAGCGAGACGTACAGCTTCTCGTTCCAGCTCAACTGCTGGGAAACGAAGCCGCCGACGGTCTTGTTATCGACCGTTGCCTCGTCGACGGTCTTGTCGCTGACCGTCCCGCCTAACGAACCGCTCCCTGCGGTGAGCGTGCGGCCGAAGGCCTCGGTGCCCTGGTCCTGCGCCTGCTGGTATTGATAGCCCGCCTGCGTCACGCCCTCGAGGGTCGAGAGAATGTGATACCGGCCGGTGAGCGAGTAGTTGGTCGTGATGTTGAGAATCTGAAACCGATTCGACGTCCGGCTGCCGAGGTTGTCATTCGAGAAAAACACGGTGTTCGGCGGGATCGTCTGCTCGTCGAGGCGATTCACGACGTCGAGGCCGAGCGTTGCGTTGCTCGAGAGCCAGGAGAGCGGCCGCCACGCTGCATTTGCTCCACCCGTGAAGCGATTCACGTCCTGGCGCGTGTCGATGTTATCGAACTGTGCAGGCGGGACTGGATTGTAACCGTCGGTCGGTCCGTTTCCGGGCCAACCAGCGAGCCCATTGGAGATCGCGCCGTAGTAATTGTTGTCGTTCTGCGGCAGCTGCAGTTGGCTGCGCAGGAATCCCGACGAAACGTTGACGTCGATCTTGTCGTTCGGATGCGCGCTGAGATTGCCGCGGAGATTGAGCTTCGCGAGGTTGCTCGTGGTGTAGACTCCCCCCTCCTGCTCCGCATCAGCGGATATGAAATACGTCGACGCCGGAACGCCGCCCGACACGGAGCCGCCGAACTTCTGACGACGGCCAACGCGGAAGGGGCTGTTTTGCTCCAGTGGATCGAAGGTGCTGAGCGAATCGATGGTGCAGTTGCCGAAGGACTGATCGACGAGGTTGCACGTCGGGCTGGGCGTTCTCGACTTCGGCCAGCCGGGGAAGCCGTAGAGCGGCTGGTTGGTCCAGCCACCGTAGTTAGGCGGGTACGCGTTGTTCTCGTAAATCGAGCCGAGCTCACCGTACGCGTCCCACTTCGCTTGACCCGCCCGACCTCGCTTGGTCGTGATCTGAATGACGCCGTTCGCCGCCGCCGTACCGTAGAGGGCCGCGGCCGCCGGACCCTTGACGATCTCGAAGCTCTCGATGTCTTCGGGATTGATGTCGTTCAATCGCGACGGCGACTGGCCGCCGACGCCAATCGAGTTCGACTCTGGCGTATTGTCGATACGAACGCCGTCGATGATGATCAGTGGCTCGTTGGAGAGCGACATCGAGTTGGCGCCGCGAATGCGAATGCGCGCGCCTTCGCCGGTCGTGCCCGTACTCTGCGAGATCGTCACGCCGGATGCGCGCGCGGTGACGAGCTCGGAGAAGTTCTGCACGGGCGCGAGCACGATCGTGTCGGTCGAGATCTGCGCGACCGACGCGCCGTTTTCACGCGCGAGCTGTTGCGTGCCGCTCGCGGTCGTGGTGATCGCGCTGAGTACGGTCGCAACGGAACCAAGGCCGAAGTCGGCCGTCGATTCCTGGGCGCCGGCGACGGCGACCTGTCGCGTCGTGCTCTGGAATCCGATTCGGGCCACGCGGAGAGTGACGGTGCCAGCGGGAACGCCCGTGATGCGATATCGACCGTCGACGTCGGTGCGCGCACCGCGCGTCGTTCCGACGATCGCGATCTGTGCCTCGGGTATCGGGCGTTGGCTCTCCAATTCGGTGACGCGGCCGGCGATGGAACCGGTATTCTGCTGCGCGGCGGCGCGCGCGCAGGGCGCGAGCGTCAACGCCGCCGCGGTGCCGGCAGCGAGGAGACAACTGAACAATCGCAACATGACGGCTGGTTCCTCAATGCCAGACCAGGTGGATCGGGTCGCGCGTCTCGCCTCGGTGCGAGACGACGCGGATGCGCCGGCGAGATTACGCGGCCGTACGCGCACGGCCGGCTCGAGTAGTCAAGCCGGCT is part of the Gemmatimonadaceae bacterium genome and encodes:
- a CDS encoding SusC/RagA family TonB-linked outer membrane protein yields the protein MLRLFSCLLAAGTAAALTLAPCARAAAQQNTGSIAGRVTELESQRPIPEAQIAIVGTTRGARTDVDGRYRITGVPAGTVTLRVARIGFQSTTRQVAVAGAQESTADFGLGSVATVLSAITTTASGTQQLARENGASVAQISTDTIVLAPVQNFSELVTARASGVTISQSTGTTGEGARIRIRGANSMSLSNEPLIIIDGVRIDNTPESNSIGVGGQSPSRLNDINPEDIESFEIVKGPAAAALYGTAAANGVIQITTKRGRAGQAKWDAYGELGSIYENNAYPPNYGGWTNQPLYGFPGWPKSRTPSPTCNLVDQSFGNCTIDSLSTFDPLEQNSPFRVGRRQKFGGSVSGGVPASTYFISADAEQEGGVYTTSNLAKLNLRGNLSAHPNDKIDVNVSSGFLRSQLQLPQNDNNYYGAISNGLAGWPGNGPTDGYNPVPPAQFDNIDTRQDVNRFTGGANAAWRPLSWLSSNATLGLDVVNRLDEQTIPPNTVFFSNDNLGSRTSNRFQILNITTNYSLTGRYHILSTLEGVTQAGYQYQQAQDQGTEAFGRTLTAGSGSLGGTVSDKTVDEATVDNKTVGGFVSQQLSWNEKLYVSLALRGDKNSAFGKNFGFIQYPSASASYVVTEGGTTLNQLRLRTAYGESGLRPGVLDAIAYFTAAPARLDSTNVAGVTSGNLGNPNLKAERTREYEVGFDAGFFHDRASIGFTYYDKRSRDALVLVPLAQSFGGPTSEFQNLGAVTNSGVELTLNATPLQRNDAVLALTLTASGNRNRVTNLGGQPPILFGYSQRHVQGYPLGGYWGTTVDSVKVSPDGSISPNDVFFTTDPDKYRFLGSVLPTRQGSILGDLTLFKFVRLSTLFEYRGGNKLYNSSEQFRCLPFVLVCRGLNDKSAPVMERANAIADYMSNGDYFGGYIEDAGFVKWRELSLTLNAPARYAQKARASALSITFAGRNLGTWTKYSGVDPEVNVLGQDNNGVGDFLTQPQVRYFITRLNLTF